The Bradyrhizobium sp. CCGB01 genome segment ATCTCATCGCAACCGTGGGCATGCGCGAAGGCTGGGGGCCGGAATTTGTTCGCGCAGCCTACCGCCGCTGGTTCACGCTGAGCCAGGAAACCGGCGCCGAGCCCAATGTATCGGGAAGTCTACGGGACATCGGGCAAGACCCGGAGCGTGTGCTTACATTGGCTGAGGCAGAGACCACGAAGGCTGCACTTGAAGCGGAGACGAGCGCGGCGCGAGATCTGGGCATCTTCGGATCACCGACGTTCGTCGTGGATCGTGAACTGTTCTGGGGCGACGACCGGCTGAACGATGCCATTAGCTGGTGTCGTTCTGGCCGCGTCCAATATGGCTGACAGGTTATTGTTGCGGCATTCCTGCCTTGCGCAACCCTTCACTGTAATTGTTGCGATCATCCTCACGTTTGAATGGGCGAATCACTTCCGCAATCGTCTTCTCGGAGTGCTCGCTTGCCAGGAGATCACCCAACGCCGCTTTTGCGGGCTCGATCATGTCGAGCTGCGCGTAGCTCGCCGCCAGTACGCGGCACGCAGTGTGAAACCAGCGTTGTCCAAGGCTCTGCCGCGCCGTCTCAGCGGCTTCGGCGTAACGCCTGAGCAGATACAAGGTCGAAGCCCGTTGGGCGAGCCAGGCGAAGATTTGCGGATCATTGGGACTGAGCCGTTGCGCCCGATCGATTGCCGCGAGGGCTTCCTGGGGGTGACCGAGAAAATTGCTTGCCACCGCCAGGGCAAAATAGCCGAGAGCAAAATTATCATTCAGCTCGATGGCTCGCCGAGCGAATTTGACCGCAGTGTCGCAATCGTCGTTATGCGCGAGATTGAGCGCTAATATGTAGCAGGCGGAAGCGCTGTTAGGGTCGAGTGCAAGAGCACTTTTTGCGGCCGAAGCAATTTGAGCATTGACATCGCCCCCTGAGCCGAGCCGGTAGGCACGCGTGCTGAATAACGTCCGCGCAATCCCCACGTAGGCGTCGGCCAGCGTGCTATCCAGCTCGATTGCGCGATTGAAACAGGCAATGGCCTTGTGTGCATCCTCCTTGCTGAACTGGTGGAAGTGCCACATCCCACGGAAATAGTGGTCTCTCGCGACCATTTGTTCCGGCGTCTTACGCCGGGCGCGTTCGATTTCGGCTTTTGAGACCGCTGGTTCTATCGCAGTGGCAACATCTTGCGCCACTTCATCCTGAATCACAAACCCATCGGTCAGATCACGGTCATACCTGTCGGCCCATATGCTGGTGCCCGTGGCGGCTTCTACAAGCTGCGCCGTCACGCGAACCCGGCTGCCAGCCCGTCGAACGCTTCCCTCAAGGAGGTAATGTACGCCCAATTGCCGACCAACGTCTCTCACGTCAACCTGGCGGCCCTTGTAGGAAAAGCTCGAATTGCGAGCAATCACGAAGAACCAGCGCCACTTCGACAACGCCGTGATGATGTCTTCGGTGATGCCGTCCGTGAAGTAGTCCTGCTCCAGCTCGCCGCTCATGTTTCGGAACGGAAGCGCGGCAATCGAGGGCTTGTCAGGGAGCGCGAGAAGTTGGCTCGGCGCGGCAGGAACAGCCTTTGAAACCGCCGAAGCCGAGACCTTACCCAGTTGCATTCGCCAGACGCGCATCGGCTCGGCGATATTCTTCAGTGCCTGCAAACCCAGATCGTCAAAGCAAATATCAAGCTTGCCGCGGAGTTGGCGTTGGGCGTCATCGGAAATGCATACGCCTCCCGGCTCTGCAATCCCCTCCAGACGCGCGGCTATGTTGACGGCATCGCCAAAGATGTCGTTCTCGTCGATGATAATATCGCCGACATGAATCCCGACCCGAAACTCTATCCTTTGATCCTGTGGTACGGCGGCATTCCGCTCTGCCATGCTGCGCTGGACTTCAACGGCGCAGCGACCTGCGTCCACGGCACTGGCGAACTCGACCAGCATGCCGTCACCGGTCGTCTTTACAATGCGGCCACGATGCTCGGCGATAGCGGGATCGATGAGTGCTTTCCGGAACGACTTGAGCTGCGCCAGCGTGCCTTCCTCTTCGCGGCCCATCAAACGGCTATAGCCGGCGACATCCGCCGCTAACACAGCCGCCAGGCGCCGCTCCACGCGCTCGCTGCTCACAGGTTCCTCCCGGCTCGGGAGATTGAACAGACAGTATAGCAATTTGGCAGCGCATTGTCCGGCCGCCAATGGCCGCGTAGAGACCGACGAGGGTTCCGATGGCGACCAACCCGGCAGCATCGTCAGCGAGGCGTGCGAACGTCAGGGGCTGAGCGGCGTGAGGGCGTTGCGCAGTGGCGCGCTGGAAATTTGCATCAAGCCCGCAAATGGCTGACCCAGTTCCAGAACCAGGTAGATTGCCCCGGCGGCCGACAGTGCAAAAACGAACAGCGAGCCGAAAACGGTTGCGCTGGGCTTGGCAAACAGGCCGAAGCTTCCAAAGATGATGGTAAGCCAGAAAATAAGCACCACCAGGAACGGCATAGGGATCGAGTTGTTTGTCTGCGCGAACAGCAGCAGGCGGATTTGCGCAATGTCGGTGGCTGTATGGTCCTGGCTTGCAGGGAGCGCTGGGAATCGTTCTGCGGCGAAAGCTTCTGAAGCTTCGCAAAGAATGCGTCGCTTGCGGCGGTCGCCTCGAAGGGGTTCGCCTTTGCAACCTCGGAATTTTTCTCGCGCCACATTCGATCGGCTAAAACAACGATGCCGCGCCGCAACAGATTTCG includes the following:
- a CDS encoding adenylate/guanylate cyclase domain-containing protein codes for the protein MSSERVERRLAAVLAADVAGYSRLMGREEEGTLAQLKSFRKALIDPAIAEHRGRIVKTTGDGMLVEFASAVDAGRCAVEVQRSMAERNAAVPQDQRIEFRVGIHVGDIIIDENDIFGDAVNIAARLEGIAEPGGVCISDDAQRQLRGKLDICFDDLGLQALKNIAEPMRVWRMQLGKVSASAVSKAVPAAPSQLLALPDKPSIAALPFRNMSGELEQDYFTDGITEDIITALSKWRWFFVIARNSSFSYKGRQVDVRDVGRQLGVHYLLEGSVRRAGSRVRVTAQLVEAATGTSIWADRYDRDLTDGFVIQDEVAQDVATAIEPAVSKAEIERARRKTPEQMVARDHYFRGMWHFHQFSKEDAHKAIACFNRAIELDSTLADAYVGIARTLFSTRAYRLGSGGDVNAQIASAAKSALALDPNSASACYILALNLAHNDDCDTAVKFARRAIELNDNFALGYFALAVASNFLGHPQEALAAIDRAQRLSPNDPQIFAWLAQRASTLYLLRRYAEAAETARQSLGQRWFHTACRVLAASYAQLDMIEPAKAALGDLLASEHSEKTIAEVIRPFKREDDRNNYSEGLRKAGMPQQ
- a CDS encoding 2-hydroxychromene-2-carboxylate isomerase — encoded protein: MAPSQIDFWFTMGSTHSYLSVSRLSDVERSTGISFHWRPFHLLTILQEMKHVPFADKPAKLTYMWRDIERRAAMYGFPANLPAPYPAKQSIVANLIATVGMREGWGPEFVRAAYRRWFTLSQETGAEPNVSGSLRDIGQDPERVLTLAEAETTKAALEAETSAARDLGIFGSPTFVVDRELFWGDDRLNDAISWCRSGRVQYG